tagactttagtttactgcaatatataaatcaggtatcatacaaaaataaaaatagagtcatgacaataaaagaatatgacttaaaggacttaacaacattccTTCAGTTacagtacaccaacatctctgatacattagcactaagggaacactgaatgacctgctggtttttgtccataaaactactcatctaagatgaccacaaagtaaaagatctctcagcaaaatgatgcaacattttaggcactattgccccgatcaaatcagtgagctgagATTTTtgattctaaacatgaactactacTATATTggttttacatctatactgtccagtctctcctggtggacatggcacacagcagcattgtttaatCTCATTTGAGTCATTGTTGACCTGAGCCATGTTTTTAGTCTTGTGAGAGCACCaaagcttctttcagcctcaGCTGAGGATACTGGGATGACTAAAAGTAGCCCGACAGTTGTCACgataataaatactagttaatctatagcaGGGGTGGATCTAGAGAAAAATTTTTaaggtggcaaagaaatcaaatggggtggcaaaatcaaagcctttttttccaaacacatatgcaggtggttacatatggttaaaatgattcaaatgcagtaagtatacacacttttcatataaatatagtctataacttaattattgtctgtagcccacataattacacactttagttacaatcaaaactcacatgttttatgtatgtactgtagcctgtataataaataaatatgtagcacaataagtataaaatccagaaagctacacaacatggggcggttcaaaCACaagtttcactttgttttttgttggaaAACAGCCCTGTacactaatatcctggcttactcgaggctgctgttttctctgacagttcaatcaaaattagaactCCTACTCTGGGAGACAGAAGTAAATAGTAagtggcctgtatttgtatagtgctttattAAGGACtgtaaagcgctttacactacaagcagtcatccacccattgaCACACATTGAGCCACTTATGATGAATTCAACGTTGATGCCAACTGTAGTTTGTAGTATAGAAACAGCAAGAACATTGAAGTGCGAGTACAAGATGAATATTATAAAAACAATAAGGGAGCGAGCTCTTGGTGTGAGTGAGGTGGCTCTGAAAAGAGCCGTTGTTGGTAGGAGAGCGTTTAGCTTAAGCTCTCTCTCCGCGGATGCGGCGAGCCAGCTGGATGTCTTTGGGCATGATGGTGACCCTCTTGGCGTGGATGGCGCACAGGTTGGTGTCCTCGAAGAGTCCGACCAGGTAAGCCTCGCTGGCCTCCTGCAGAGCCATAACGGCAGAGCTCTGGAAGCGCAGGTCGGTCTTGAAGTCCTGGGCGATCTCGCGGACCAGGCGCTGGAAGGGCAGCTTGCGGATGAGCAGCTCGGTGGATTTCTGGTAACGGCGGATCTCGCGCAGAGCCACGGTACCGGGCCTATAACGGTGGGGCTTCTTGACGCCTCCGGTGGCCGGGGCGCTCTTACGAGCGGCCTTGGTGGCCAGCTGCTTCCTGGGGGCTTTGCCGCCAGTAGATTTGCGAGCGGTCTGCTTGGTTCTTgccattctttctctctttgcttTTTACTGTGCTAACAGCAGAAAATGTAGCAAACAGAGGAGACTCGCTGCTCTTAAAGCATGTGACTGGCTGTGACGCGATGCCGCTCCGGCTCATGATTGGTGAGGGGCTCCACGTGGTGCTCAGCACCGTTCAGAGGAGCACCGCCCCGCCTCGGTGTGTGCCGCTCATTGGAGAATTTGCGCGCTGCCGTAAGCCTCTCTGCGATTGGTGCGTGACGAAGCTGCGCGCGCTCTGCGGAAATATAAGCGAGGCTTTGAGCCGATCGGTCCACATTTTCTCTTAGTCTCGATACTACGAAGAAAAGAACCTGTGAAAATGAGTGGGCGCGGCAAGACCGGAGGCAAAGCCAGAGCAAAGGCTAAGACTCGCTCATCCCGTGCCGGGCTTCAGTTCCCCGTGGGTCGTGTCCACAGGCTGCTGCGCAAAGGCAACTATGCGGAGCGTGTGGGAGCCGGCGCCCCCGTTTACCTGGCAGCTGTGCTCGAGTACCTGACCGCTGAGATCCTGGAGCTGGCTGGCAACGCAGCCCGCGACAACAAGAAGACTCGCATCATCCCACGTCACCTGCAGCTGGCTGTGCGCAACGACGAGGAGCTCAACAAGCTCCTTGGCGGAGTCACCATCGCTCAGGGTGGTGTGCTGCCCAACATCCAGGCTGTGCTGCTGCCCAAGAAGACCGAGAAGCCCGTCAAGGCCAAGTAAACGCAAAGCGCTCGGCTTCGCCAAAAACAAAGGCTCTTTTAAGAGCCACACACTTCACTCTGAGCAAACATCCTTCTTGCTGTTAATGTGATTTTAACAACTTGTGTACTGGGAAATTTAGTGGGGATGCATCTCAAATTTATTTCGAAATGTACATTCATTCATGTAATCTTTCAAAGTAATTGATTCAAATGCACC
The sequence above is a segment of the Oreochromis aureus strain Israel breed Guangdong linkage group 3, ZZ_aureus, whole genome shotgun sequence genome. Coding sequences within it:
- the LOC120435762 gene encoding histone H3, which codes for MARTKQTARKSTGGKAPRKQLATKAARKSAPATGGVKKPHRYRPGTVALREIRRYQKSTELLIRKLPFQRLVREIAQDFKTDLRFQSSAVMALQEASEAYLVGLFEDTNLCAIHAKRVTIMPKDIQLARRIRGERA
- the LOC120435766 gene encoding histone H2A, producing the protein MSGRGKTGGKARAKAKTRSSRAGLQFPVGRVHRLLRKGNYAERVGAGAPVYLAAVLEYLTAEILELAGNAARDNKKTRIIPRHLQLAVRNDEELNKLLGGVTIAQGGVLPNIQAVLLPKKTEKPVKAK